A region from the Lycium barbarum isolate Lr01 chromosome 8, ASM1917538v2, whole genome shotgun sequence genome encodes:
- the LOC132605000 gene encoding uncharacterized protein LOC132605000 isoform X1, translating into MANNLLNKLCMDEEDPMLNSVVRCKHGILLKMQTSWSDRNPGRRFWSCPHYEPMKCNFFRWRDTERVDQRSRFIIPRLVNKIKELQENYEHVRVHLDELESLKMKYDNVDMNSLEPKEKIQLDEVESLTLQYDNLNISELIELEDSKDSIDKGELIEIQDSKDSIDKGELIELQDSKDSIDKGELIELQDSKDKGELNEFEDSKEEEDGLNEFEDTKEEKDDLNELEDSKEKGSLKEKDMTGKKKNGRCWFNRNLLWCLMVCLFVVYLSSLLEMANLKKNQMKLP; encoded by the exons ATGGCGAACAACTTGTTGAATAAGCTGTGTATGGACGAAGAAGATCCTATGCTCAATTCCGTAGTGCGATGCAAACATGGCATTTTGCTGAAAATGCAGACATCTTGGTCTGATCGCAATCCCGGAAGGAGATTTTGGTCTTGTCCTCACTATGAG CCAATGAAGTGCAATTTTTTCAGATGGAGAGACACGGAGAGAGTTGATCAAAGATCAAGGTTTATTATTCCAAGATTGGTGAACAAAATCAAAGAGTTACAAGAAAATTACGAGCATGTTCGGGTGCATTTGGATGAGCTTGAAAGTCTTAAGAtgaaatatgataatgttgacaTGAATTCACTTGAACCTAAGGAGAAAATTCAGTTGGATGAGGTTGAAAGTCTTACCCTTCAATATGATAATCTCAACATCAGTGAGTTGATTGAGCTTGAAGATTCAAAAGATTCAATAGATAAAGGTGAGTTGATTGAGATTCAAGATTCAAAAGATTCAATAGATAAAGGTGAGTTGATTGAGCTTCAAGATTCAAAAGATTCAATAGATAAAGGTGAGTTGATTGAGCTTCAAGATTCAAAAGATAAAGGTGAGTTGAATGAGTTTGAAGATTCAAAAGAGGAGGAGGATGGGTTGAATGAGTTTGAAGATACAAAAGAAGAGAAggatgatttgaatgagcttgaaGATTCAAAAGAGAAGGGTAGTTTGAAAGAGAAGGATATGACAGGAAAAAAGAAAAACGGGAGGTGTTGGTTTAATAGAAACTTACTTTGGTGTTTGATGGTTTGTTTATTTGTTGTGTATCTTAGTAGTTTATTAGAAATGGCCAACttgaagaaaaatcaaatgaagttGCCATAG
- the LOC132605000 gene encoding uncharacterized protein LOC132605000 isoform X2 produces MRWRDTERVDQRSRFIIPRLVNKIKELQENYEHVRVHLDELESLKMKYDNVDMNSLEPKEKIQLDEVESLTLQYDNLNISELIELEDSKDSIDKGELIEIQDSKDSIDKGELIELQDSKDSIDKGELIELQDSKDKGELNEFEDSKEEEDGLNEFEDTKEEKDDLNELEDSKEKGSLKEKDMTGKKKNGRCWFNRNLLWCLMVCLFVVYLSSLLEMANLKKNQMKLP; encoded by the exons ATGAG ATGGAGAGACACGGAGAGAGTTGATCAAAGATCAAGGTTTATTATTCCAAGATTGGTGAACAAAATCAAAGAGTTACAAGAAAATTACGAGCATGTTCGGGTGCATTTGGATGAGCTTGAAAGTCTTAAGAtgaaatatgataatgttgacaTGAATTCACTTGAACCTAAGGAGAAAATTCAGTTGGATGAGGTTGAAAGTCTTACCCTTCAATATGATAATCTCAACATCAGTGAGTTGATTGAGCTTGAAGATTCAAAAGATTCAATAGATAAAGGTGAGTTGATTGAGATTCAAGATTCAAAAGATTCAATAGATAAAGGTGAGTTGATTGAGCTTCAAGATTCAAAAGATTCAATAGATAAAGGTGAGTTGATTGAGCTTCAAGATTCAAAAGATAAAGGTGAGTTGAATGAGTTTGAAGATTCAAAAGAGGAGGAGGATGGGTTGAATGAGTTTGAAGATACAAAAGAAGAGAAggatgatttgaatgagcttgaaGATTCAAAAGAGAAGGGTAGTTTGAAAGAGAAGGATATGACAGGAAAAAAGAAAAACGGGAGGTGTTGGTTTAATAGAAACTTACTTTGGTGTTTGATGGTTTGTTTATTTGTTGTGTATCTTAGTAGTTTATTAGAAATGGCCAACttgaagaaaaatcaaatgaagttGCCATAG